The DNA segment GAGCACCCAGACGCGACGACCGGGCTCGTCGGGGAGCGCGGCACCGTGCAGCGCCGCCGCGCTCCCCCGCCACCGCTCGACGTACCAGTCACTCATGCGAACGCGAACCGAACGGCACTAGGCGGCGGAGATGAGGTACTGCGTCCACGACTCGGGCACCGGGCCGACCGCCAGGGCGACCCACGCCAGGCCACGCGGCACGTCCGGGGGCTTGAAGAGCTGCATCGACGTCTCGTGCAGCAGCCGGTCGCGCTTGCGCACGTTGCACGGCCGGCAGGCGGCCACGACGTTCTCCCAGGTGTGGCCGCCGCCGCGGCTGCGGGGCACCACGTGGTCGATGCTCTCGGCCGGGCCGCCGCAGTACTGGCAGCGGTGGTCGTCGCGCACGAAGATCGCCCGCCGGTTGAGCGGCGCCCGCCAGCGGTACGGCACCCGCACGAACGACCGCAGCCGCACCACCGAGGGCACGATCACCTCGAGGCGGGCCGAGTGGAGGACGGCACCCGTGTTGTGGACCACGTCGGCCTTGCGGTCGAGCACGAGCACGACGGCACGCCGCTCGCTCACCACGCTCAACGGCTCGAACGTGGCGTTCAACACCAGCGCCCGGCTCATCGTCGTCGCCTGTTCCACCGACACCGACACATCGGCGCCTTACGGTACCGGTGCGAGCCACTTTGGTGCCGTCGATTCTCCACTGTGCCCTGTCCAGCGACCTACCAGGATCGCTCGGCGCTCCGGCACCAGGTGAGGTAGGTGACGAGGTCGCCGGGCGCGATCGGGCCGGTGCCGTCGCCGCCGTAGGCCGTCTGCAGCCGAAACCTGAGGTACTCAGGAGCCGGCAGCGGCAGGAACGGCCGCCGTCGCCACCACCCCGGCGCCGCCAGCCTCGCTACCTGCCGGATGCCTGTAGGCCACAGCCCGGGCCGGCGAGCGACAGCGAGGACGGCCCCCACCGAAATGTGCACGGAAGCGGACGGTTTCCGTGTGTTTCCGTGCACATTTCGCCGGGAGGTCACGAGGCGAGGTTACCGAGGGCGCGCCAGCCCACCGCGGCGGCCCCCACCAGCGGGCCGTCGGCGCCGAGCCCGGCGGGCACGATGCGGGCGCCACGCGAGAACGACAGCCGCGACCGGGCGTCGAGCTCCGCCTGGGCGGCGGCGAAGAAGGGCTCGCCGAAGCCCAGCGCCACCGACCCGGCGACCACCGCCAGCCGCAGGTCCAGCAGGTTGGCGACCGACGCCACCGCCCGGCCCACCAGCCGTCCCGTCCGCTCCCGCAGCTCCGGCGGCGCCTCCGCCGGCGGCCCGCCCGTGATCGCCCGCAGCGCCGTGCCCGACGCCTCCGCCTCCAGGCACCCGTGGGCCCCGCAGCCGCACAGCCGCCCCTCCGGCCCCGGCTCGACGATCACGTGCCCGATGTGCCCGGCGTTGCCGCCGGCGCCGTCGAGCAGCCGGCCGTCGAGCACGATGCCGCCGCCCACCCCGGTCGACACCACCAGCGCCACGAAGTCGTCGACACCCCGGGCCGCGCCCCGCCAGCCCTCGCCCAGCGCAAGGGCCTTGGCGTCGTTGTCGACCGCCACCGGCACCCCTTCCCCGAGCAGCGCCGACAGCCGGCCCCGCAGCGGGAAGTCGCGCCACTGGTGGATGTTCAGCGGCGACACGGCGCCGCCGCCGGGCGTCATGGGCCCGCCGCAGCCGACCCCGCACACCGCCTCGTCGCCTCGACGCACCTCGTCGACCAGACCCGCCAGCGCTCCCCACAGCGCCTCGCCGTCGTCACCCACCGTCGGCGTCGACCCCCGCGCGAGCACCTCACCGTCCGAGGTCACCCGGGCCGCGGCCAGCTTGGTCCCGCCGATGTCGACCGCAAGAGTCACATCCATCGGTGCGGAAGGTAGTGGCGCGCTGCGCCAACGACCGACCACAGGACCTAACCTGGCTCGGCAGACAAGGCGAG comes from the Acidimicrobiales bacterium genome and includes:
- a CDS encoding HNH endonuclease, coding for MEQATTMSRALVLNATFEPLSVVSERRAVVLVLDRKADVVHNTGAVLHSARLEVIVPSVVRLRSFVRVPYRWRAPLNRRAIFVRDDHRCQYCGGPAESIDHVVPRSRGGGHTWENVVAACRPCNVRKRDRLLHETSMQLFKPPDVPRGLAWVALAVGPVPESWTQYLISAA
- a CDS encoding ROK family protein; this translates as MDVTLAVDIGGTKLAAARVTSDGEVLARGSTPTVGDDGEALWGALAGLVDEVRRGDEAVCGVGCGGPMTPGGGAVSPLNIHQWRDFPLRGRLSALLGEGVPVAVDNDAKALALGEGWRGAARGVDDFVALVVSTGVGGGIVLDGRLLDGAGGNAGHIGHVIVEPGPEGRLCGCGAHGCLEAEASGTALRAITGGPPAEAPPELRERTGRLVGRAVASVANLLDLRLAVVAGSVALGFGEPFFAAAQAELDARSRLSFSRGARIVPAGLGADGPLVGAAAVGWRALGNLAS